In Brachypodium distachyon strain Bd21 chromosome 2, Brachypodium_distachyon_v3.0, whole genome shotgun sequence, one genomic interval encodes:
- the LOC100842228 gene encoding E3 ubiquitin-protein ligase RNF181: MLSKQKIGPKVWAGTLTRSQEGGTGFRRAPGQLIDGGAAGHGGVPAPAHALRRPVDHAAGVPIAARDDERHQPAGVAFAVVGHGAPGSASAAGDQEEEEGCPWWISDEEDEEDEGLSVAASERAIEELRKTTAGEAREQGCSVCMEDYFEAEEERIMAMPCGHSFHQRCIFEWLELSCVCPLSRFALPTHQETIIYT, encoded by the exons ATGctgtcaaaacaaaaaataggaCCAAAAGTGTGGGCCGGCACCTTGACCAGGTCGCAGGAAGGGGGAA CCGGCTTTCGCCGCGCGCCTGGGCAATTAATCGATGGAGGCGCagccggccatggcggggtTCCCGCTCCCGCACATGCTCTACGACGGCCGGTGGATCACGCGGCCGGGGTTCCCATTGCCGCACGAGATGATGAGCGCCACCAGCCAGCTGGGGTCGCCTTCGCCGtcgtcggccatggcgccccGGGCTCCGCCAGCGCAGCGGGggatcaggaggaggaggagggctgTCCGTGGTGGATCAGCGAcgaagaggatgaagaagaCGAAGGGTTGTCCGTGGCGGCGTCGGAGAGGGCGAtcgaggagctgaggaagacgacggcggGCGAGGCGAGGGAGCAGGGCTGCTCGGTGTGCATGGAGGACTACTTCGAGGCGGAAGAAGAGAGGATCATGGCCATGCCGTGCGGCCACTCCTTCCACCAGCGCTGCATCTTCGAGTGGCTCGAGCTCAGCTGCGTCTGCCCGCTCTCCCGCTTCGCGCTGCCCACGCACCAGGAGACGATCATATATACGTAG